A window of Rhododendron vialii isolate Sample 1 chromosome 11a, ASM3025357v1 genomic DNA:
ACTTATAAATATGTGGCTTATTAGGGTTCTGTAGCCACCGAGTAGAATAGAGCCGCCCATACTTtgttttaagctaaaaaatattCAAGGAGATGCTTTGCTTTGAATCTTGGAGTACAATGAGATTGATGGATCATTGAGCGTACAAGACATCTCCAAGAGGTTTCAATATCTTCCTCTACTTAATTTGAGAAAAGCCCCAAGGAGGATTCCTAGGCAAGTTAAAGTCCTTGGTGGATTTCCGGGAGGCAAACGGAAggtttgtggattcaaggcagcgGCGGTCAAACACTACGTATGGTGAACGAGGATTCGGCAAGTAGAACTTAGGGCGATTGGTGAGGATTCATAATTGTATGTAAGTTTACTTGCAACTACACAGTGAGTATAGTgttttgattccttcccgtggtttttaccctttTCAAGAGTTctccacgtatatcttggtgTTCTTATGTTTATTGCTTTCCGTTCGTGTGATTGGTGTTTATCGATTGGTTGAATATTGATTATTAGTTTGATTGTTTTTAtaagagattaaaaaaataagaaaatttttaaacctaggggagctagggtttttcaGTTTGAAGAGATTTGCAGTGTTCCATACAACTTCATAGTTTATACGGACTTCTAACAAGCAGAAGAGTCCCCACCTGCTTAATCTAAATGGTAAACCAGATCCAGTCCTTCAGGGTggagaacaattttgtttctacTTGCATCTTAACAATGCAACTAACAATGACCACAATTAAGATATCGAAGACAGCAGGAGCCAAGTCAATTTGGCGGGAAAAACACAAGATCTCAAGCTTCAAGAGAAGTTAGAATACCTCTGCTTGGGAAACCTTTTTTCTGAACCTTCATTAGAATATGCAGAACCAGTGGTACGCTGTTGGTAACCCAGGCTAGTTGGCAACAATTTGCTCTGAGGGAGATTGAGAACTCTACattcaaattaaaatttaattaaaatgcAGAACCAATATCCTTCACCAAATATTGATCATATTGACAATCATACGTAGAGGTGATGATAATAAAGCCAATAACTAGAATagaaatgataaaaacataGAAGGTAAGACGCACTGATTGAGAAGGGAAGGAAACTTTCTGAACAACTATTTCAAATGACCCAAACCTCGATACCACGTATCCAATTCAAACAGAAACATGCATGCATATTAAACAACACCACGCACGACCTCATTTGAGTTACAAAGACACCAAAATCAAATGTAGAGAAGGATGGAACTTAAGTTAGTTGTAAAGTCCAGTAACCTTATCATGGAATTTAATAGATAATTACTAAAGCCATCCCCTAAGCCAATGTAAATTGTTAACATGGTGCCCAAATCAGACAGAATAAAAGGGGATTCTAATAAAATGATTCCTAGCAATAGCACAGTAGTCAGATCACCAAATGTCCCCAAAACTTAAGCTATGAGAAGCGGGACCAAATTATGCATGTCTAGTTTCAACACCCTCCTTCACCGGAGAACTCCTAGTGCATGTAAAGAAGCAATCATCTAAACATAGAGTAACATAATGCAAACAAAGAGACTTGAATCAAAGACCTCATGGAaaccaaagctctgataccatattacaTCACCAATTGTCCAAAAGATTAAGTTATTAGAAAATGGGACCAAAAATGTACAGCAAGCTATAACACCACCTTTCTGCCTCAGAAAGTTAAAAGATATTGCAATATAAAGGGCAGGTCAAGAAAAACCTACTTGTTGAATGTATAACTAGAATGCATTTATTTTCCTTCATACGTGATCGTTAAGTATTGGTACGTACATGAGTTCATACAGTGTTTTAAAATGCTCGAGGCACATCAAGGCACCAAGGTCCGGTGGGGAATGGTGCGCAGCGAGGCACACTCCTCATCAGAGCAAGGCACAAGTTGCAGAAAATAAGCATGAATTGTAGTATTGGCAGAGACAATAGCATAACATATATTTCTAGAATTCCAAATAGGCAAATACCATAAAACCTAACACTCCAAATGTTCAGATTACcaaatactaacaaaaacacaacATCCATCAAAAACCAATGTTTTAACATTTAGCAATGGATAATAGAATGGGTAGTGGCAGTCGAATATTCAATCAAGCAGGCCTAGTAATCATCCTCAAATGTCTAATTTAAtcacttcattttcttcttcatcattAGAATTTATGCAATCCACATCTTCTCTCTCATGCAAATCTTCATTTTCGCATTCTGCCCACTCAATGTCCTCATCGACAAGCACTAATATAGCTGATGATTTAAACTCATTCCCATTGCCATTAAACACTGCATTGCTAGAGTTCACGTGTGAATGGTTATAATTGGAAGGATTTTATAACTTGCGTTCCACTATTGGTTTTGCATTGCAATGTACTGGTTTTGTGATGATTTTATCAACAGTGGCACTGAATTTCTGATGAATCCTAGAAAAACTAGATGGGGCACGCGTGTCGCTCACTTCGCCGGAGCCTCATTGATGTCGCCTCATCTCCAGGGGCTAGGGGTTTGAGGTGCAACAGCTAAGCCTTGTTGTGCCCCACGCCTAGGCTGACATTTTAAAACACTAGTGCCAGATTCTTCCGCTTTTTAGAATGTGTCAATTATATCAATGGATCATGTTGCAATGAATAGGTAACTTAGGTCTTCGTCGCTGTAGATTTTGAAGTCTTGGACTGTTCGGAATGTATTCTCTCTCTTGTCTCTAATTGCTTTAAGCATGAAGATTAATCTACTGTTATGACAGTACCTCCCCATCCTTTTATTTGTATGCTTAGAATAAGACCCATATGTAAATATAATAGGTTTCGCGGACTATGGTATATGATTGTTAAATTAAGGGACTTGGGATTGTATTCTCCAGTTACTTTTTTCTCAATCCTCTTCTATCTCTTCTTCTGTCCTCCTCTCCACTCTGTTTGCATGCCAACTATTCTCTAGGATCACTGCATTTCAAAGCAAGTTGTCAAGAGTCACCTCACTTGGATACCAATTGCTCTTGATTTTAGCATCACCGTGTCACCTCACTAGATCACTCAAGTTGATTAAGGGTGGATTAACGAAAGATATCTATGGAGAGGATAGCAGAAGTGATAGATACATGGAAAGATTTCTTAAAGAGACTACCATGGGTTGGCTGATGtacatttttgaaaatataatcTCTTGACCGATCTCGAATTTGTAATATCCAATATTGCTACGAATAGGTTACCTATTCCTTAAAAGGCCAATAACCAACAAAACTCATCCCTATTAACTAAGATAGGCAACCTGAATCTttcgaaaatgaaaaaatgtacTATTGTTTTGTATCCCTATCCGAATCCAATTTTCAATTGGATTGATTAATTTTATCACATAAAATTAGGATTCCACTAGAATCAGCAGTATTCAATCCGATCTGATAGGATGGTAGAAAGAAATATATGAATCGTTTTTTCTACTGTACTCTCTATTAGTATagtattattaaaaaatattatattattattctaaaagaTTCCAAAATTTGTGtattccaaataaaaataactgGCATCTTAATTTGGAATCATGTGGCAATTACTTTGATGTTAAAATCATGACATAATCATCCGGTTAAGATCGATCTAAACCATCGTATTATGTATACGATTCAAAATGTTATGGATAAGTTTCGCAAAAAGACTATTCCTTCTGGTCCTGGGGATTCTGTGCTTGAAAAAAACAAGGGTCATCTCGTTCAAATCATTGATCCGGTACTAGATGTAGCCTTTCCGGCGGACAAGATGCCTAAGGTTTATAACATTCTGTTAGTTCAAGGTCGAGATACTGTTGGTCAACCAATTAATTTGCATTGTGAAGTACTGGCGTTAGTAGGGGAAAATTAGGAGACAATCGAGTTCTAGCTATACCTAGAGCTAGATTGTCTTGATACCATCGTCTAACGATAGGAATGAAAGTATTTGACACGGGAGCTCTCTATATACTGAGTAGTAGATACAAGaagctattgaaaaagaaatgaaaatgacaGTAGTACAGCTTAAACccccttattttggtttcgATGATAGCGTATTCATCAAGCCGTCGTCATGTGTAGCGCGTAAGGCAATAAGGTTTCTATTAGTGCTATACTTTGTTGTTCATAGTAAGGTTTAGAAGATAATTTTGCTCTATTAAGGGCTATATACATAATGCActcatttttacacacccacaTTGGTATTCAAAAGCATGATAGTACCTCAAACTCAAACTGTTCATCCTTCTTATGACAACTCTTCTGGTTAGACCTTTATACTACAATAATAGAACATTCCTCTAGTACTCTGCATTTCCAATATTCCTGTGGGAACAATAGATTCTCCAACATTACCATCAGAAACACTAACGTAGTGTTCATGGAAAAATATAGGATTATTTTACACTGAACTACtaaggaaatattttttcaacattgCAATAACATACATCAAAGCAGTGTTGACAGGTCAATATTGAGAGGTTTACAACGAATAAATAAGTACGGAGACATTTTTCTAACTCATAGGCCATATAACACTTAAGAAGACAATGTCGGCCTCTCACATTGCTGGCCTAGTCTTTCATGCTATGGTGTAATCACATGGATACATTTCCGCACTATTCTTTCTTTGCAAATTCCATCAATTGCTATCCTCATCTTCATTAAAGAACAAATTTTGCAATTTGAACAAAAATACTGAACATATTACTTAAATATCACCATTGCATTCACAATCTAGGTTTAACCATATTAGAAATACGTTCAGATAAAAGAATCTAGTCAAAAAACTGTTTGCAAAAACAAGAGGGATCACCAAACCGTGTACAATGATTGCAATAACCCCATGATTGCACCAGCGCTACTCCCCAACCACCGCACTCCATGCATTTGCCTAACATGGATGCCTGATCACTCCAAATCCCATTAGCTTCATTTGTTGAAATGGCGTCGTCAGACTGCTCAGAGCCAACCTGCTCTAATGAATTAGGGCACTCCCATTGTGATACAAGAGTCTTTGTATTATGGTAATACTTCTGACCTGCACATTTAAGACATCAAGCTCAGAAGAATAAagggcggagagagagagagagtgcaatGCTGCTAATGCAACGAATGATCTACAGTTGAAGGCCTTGCATCAACATTGATCCTCATTCCTTAAAGGAAATACAAGATGCATACGTCATAATCACCACATCATAACATGGGAAATTGATTCAAAGAGGACATATTAATTAACAGTCTTGGTCTTGGGATCCTTCCTTCCCCCAACCTCTTGTCATCTTCTAGTTACTAGAGGTGGTGCATAACCTCTCCCtacttctctctccctccgtccctccctctgtgtgtgtgagtgactgagagagagaaggtgagtAGACGTGAAACAATTATTTAAAATGGTCAGTTTTCCTCGTCATGACCagataaaaaattcaatttcccacaaacaaaaaatttacaaggCATTCACCTGTTTCCACATTACCTATTCAAAGGACAAAGAAGGAAAGAGTATGTGTAGCAAACCTGATGTTTCATCCAATACCTCTTGCCAATCTTCCGGAAGTAGCAAAGTTGAACGAGGTTTTGAACTACTTTCTATCTCAACAGGTCTTTCCCACTGACTTTTCCCAGAGTTTTCATTATAATAGTACGCAGCACCACTTGTTGGGTCCTTGGCCTCAACCTACATGCGGATTTATGGATGTTACAATCAGAATCAAAGAAGTGTACGCCAAagtcaaaacccaaaaaatcaagATCCAACAGGATTAGCAAGTAATAAATTTTACTTCCTCTGTAATTGTATGTCAGGTAATTGTAACATTATGGTAATTGTATGGGATAAGTTTCTCAACTATCTCAAATTTTCCTTTGCAATTAAACGAGTGATATTTAACTTTACCAAGTTTAAACAAGATTAAGTTTATCTcaacttttatcatttttagaAGCAGAGTAGAATAGGGCAAACAAAACGAAACCCACATGATTATAGGAAAAATTGCATAATTTAAACGCAATGTCCCATTCCAATTGGTCTAGAAGTTAAAAACCAGTCCGCTAAACTGCACACGGTGAACAGATACCCCAATAGCAAGTCATACTCACCCATCCAAGGGGCAACTTCCCAAGTGATACAGTCTGAGTTGATGGAGTTTCTGACTTCtgaaatttgaagtacaaggaaAAATTGTCAACAAACTAAATGAATAAGAAAGCTTGACAAGAAAACCAACAGATCCCATAAGTGCTGCAGTCAAATGAGTGAGAAGGACACAGGGAAacaaaagaagaggaggagaaatTGACGACACTGCAGAAAGTTGGGAATGTGCATATGTGCTTATATTTATTTTATGGTAGCTCACTCAATCAAAAACTTTACAGTCCAGAAGCTACTTGCATTATCCGTGACAGCAGAACCCTCGGCTGCCTCATCTTTTAAAATACCCCTTGCTTTCAACTTCTGTTTTAGGTAATCAGGCAACTCTTTGGTCACAGCCTTCTGTCCCAACTCTCCACCAACTTTGGGGACTTCCAGGCCTGTGTCATGCCCACCAACTCCAGATTTACCTGTAGGGTTACAATACAGGAAATCTCAACCTAATCCAGAATCTAGTTAAGATAATAAACAACTAACAAAGTGTTCCACATAGCTTTAACAGCAATACCAATATAAGGCCTTGGACCATCATAATAAGCACCTCCACCTGGTACGCCATACCCATTGCCAATTTCCATATTGCCTGACAAGAAAGCAAAAGCTTACTAAAACATAAAGTGGTGCAGGATACTCAGATCAAACCAAATGGTAGAATTGTTATGGAGCCACTAGGCCCACTACCATTACAGTCTGTATTAGATATTCAATATTGAGAAATTACACCATGTATCTTCACGTAAACAAAAGCAGCGGCGGCCGACTAGTCCCCTCCTAGGTGCTATGCGGTGGTCCAATGCCTAGATTAGGCAGCTAATTAGGAGGCGCCTAGTCCCCGCCTAGGCACCCCTTTTCCGCCAAACTAGCGCTTAGCgttttttagaacattgtaaAAAAGTCATGGAGTTaggaaaaaaacacttcatGTCAATCACTGGCCAGAGTGAGAATAAGGAGAAAGTCATCGTTTCGTTCCCCTTCTGGGATGAGTAAGAGTGCAATAGAAGAACTTTGCTGGGAAGGAAAAGTCTATTTCTATTTAATATCGTATAATACAATCAATCTTGTATAGTTGATGGGAAGGAAGAGCCTACTTCTAGATTAACATGAAGACGATATCATTTATGAATCAGTACTACGTCAACTAAAGGAAATGAAGAAAGCAACCTTCCTCTGGGACCGTAGATTTTCCGCGTTTTAGGGCCATTTCTGCACGGTGATCTGTGGTCATCTTCAATAGATGCTCCTGGATAAGAAGGTTGAAAGCATGTATTAGTTCAACAAgacaaaaatgacaaaagacTGCACGAAAGAAGTTTCCAAATGAGAGAAAACCTTTAGCTCATTTGGGTCATGACGTCCTGAGAAGATGTCCGTACCATCTTCAGGTGATCCACTTGCACCTCTTGCGTGTCTGTGATAGAACATTTGAACATCAGATTTGCATCTTGTAGTTTTAGCATCTACTATTTAAGTAGTTTCAGatgcagaaacaaaaataagcatataatctaaaaataaaatcgaAACAAACCTTTGACTTTGGATAATATTCTGGGTGGCAACTTCCTGATAATTACACATAAAAACATATTAATCATATCAGTCTAAAAAGGCAAGAAAGACATGAAACATGTAAATAAACCCTATCTTCAAAAGAAATACTTGTTCACGCAACACAGCATCCTGAGCAGAAGCTTCAATGTCCCTGACATTTTCCAAATGCAGCCTAGAGTTGCTGGCAGATTCATAAGGACCATCTGGAGCAATGTTTATTCATGTTGTGAGTTATAATAGTCAAACTGCTGATAAGCACAgacagaaaataacaaaaaaaagtggATCAACTTCCTCTTTCATCAACTCAAGAGAATGGCCGTTTGAAACAAAAATCAGAAACTTATCAACATTTTCGGCCATTCTTCTTCTGAGTCAATTCCCCTCCATCGTACATGGTTTCTGTACTGCTAGTTCAAAGAGGTTTTCACcttgttcttatttttgtcttttatgaTTTAATAGGCAACAAAAAAGACCTTAAAGcaacaaagtaaaaaaggaGATGACAAGAAGTCCAACAGAATCAAAAAgaatttgacaaaaataaacataaaagaTCTCACACTGCAAATACTACTCACCTTGATGAGCAACCAATGGTTCCTTTTCCCATTCAACAGAGCTATTCAACTCTGGTAACAGAGGCAAACCATTGTTATTAGATTGAAGACTTTCTGCATGCAGCTGAGAGCCATCACATTGCCTATCAAGCTGTATCGACCTGTGTGCAACCTCAGTATCCTGTCTGGAAGGAGGAGGTGCGGGCATGCCAGGTTGAAAGTAGTCACTATGCTGAAAGTTAGTTGGGGCAGGATAAGACCAATGAGGAGCATGTTCAAAATGTGTGGATGGCCCAATTTGTGGATGGAAACTTTGGGAGGGATGAAAATAGGTTGAATGGGAAGGTGGAACAGGAAAAAGATGGTTTGGAGCAAAGTGAGCATGGGGGTGAAATCCCGCAGAGTTTTGAAAGGGATGAGGAGGCGGTTGGGTTGATTGATTTGGAGAAGCAGAGAATGGCAAAGGATTTGGAAGGGACTGAACTCCAGGAGGGAGTGGCTGAGCATAGTTGTTATCCATAAGCTCTGGTAATCACGTATAACCAGTAAATCTACAATATCAGCAATCTGAATGCCGGTGAATTAATGATAGAATGTCAATGGAGACGCCAAGAGTACTGAATGAGCAAACATACAGAAAACGTAAATTCAAAGGGTGCTTAACCCAGAAATATCCGCAAAATATGAAAGCTACGTTAAACATTAGAAGTACAAACaccaagaaaattttaaaaaggatTTGGTTGGTATAAAAATTTAAGTCTGTGTTTAGGATGGCCCTTCAAAAGGTCACTTGGAGGTTGGAATCATTTGAATTCTCATTGAGATGGAATTTTGCTACCTGACTAAACCGTATATCGTTCACAAAAAGATAAACATTGAACAGGAAAAAAAGATTCCCAAATGAATTGCAAATCAATCATCGCCCATCAGCTTTACATCCTTGGCTATGCATTCATCAGCCAGTAACCCACCGAGACCTTTTCCAACCTCTTCAGCAAAGATTTACTATTCCATCAACTTCTCTTTCCATCTCTCATCGTCTCTACGGGCTTTATTTACTCTACAGCATATCTTTGAATTctcacacatacatacatacacgcGAAAAAAATCTTGAGATAAAGTACAGATGTAACATATATATCCTCTCTTTCCCAAAGCATCTTTACCAAAACTCCCTGGTGATATATCCTTACAGTTACAAGCACACATATACACGCACGTGCATGTGCATGTGCAGACATATGTGTGTTTTCTGATCAACGACAAAGGACCTTAGGTCATATAGCTCATTTCTGCATAGCATATCATCAACTGAATGCCTATCATGCTTCTCACTAAAGAATAGCCCTGGTTTGAATTTCTCAGTTGTGCAATTGCAGAACAAACTTAAAAAGTGAACTCTataatcaaacaaacaaagtaCATGTGGATACAAGTCACAGACTTTACCTAGTTGAGCAAATCATTTAGCATAAGCAAATACAATAATCACAGAAAGATTCCTTGACACACAACTAAATATACATAGGACCGCATA
This region includes:
- the LOC131307310 gene encoding uncharacterized protein LOC131307310 isoform X1 yields the protein MHTNLYVVVELMDNNYAQPLPPGVQSLPNPLPFSASPNQSTQPPPHPFQNSAGFHPHAHFAPNHLFPVPPSHSTYFHPSQSFHPQIGPSTHFEHAPHWSYPAPTNFQHSDYFQPGMPAPPPSRQDTEVAHRSIQLDRQCDGSQLHAESLQSNNNGLPLLPELNSSVEWEKEPLVAHQDGPYESASNSRLHLENVRDIEASAQDAVLREQEVATQNIIQSQRHARGASGSPEDGTDIFSGRHDPNELKEHLLKMTTDHRAEMALKRGKSTVPEEGNMEIGNGYGVPGGGAYYDGPRPYIGKSGVGGHDTGLEVPKVGGELGQKAVTKELPDYLKQKLKARGILKDEAAEGSAVTDNKSETPSTQTVSLGKLPLGWVEAKDPTSGAAYYYNENSGKSQWERPVEIESSSKPRSTLLLPEDWQEVLDETSGQKYYHNTKTLVSQWECPNSLEQVGSEQSDDAISTNEANGIWSDQASMLGKCMECGGWGVALVQSWGYCNHCTRVLNLPQSKLLPTSLGYQQRTTGSAYSNEGSEKRFPKQRSNMKPPFGKGNKRDNRKRGYDEDDELDPMDPSSYSDAPRGGWVVGLKGVQPRAADTTATGPLFQQRPYPSPGAVLRKNAEIASQKKKPKSHFAPISKRGDGSDGLGDAD
- the LOC131307310 gene encoding uncharacterized protein LOC131307310 isoform X2, with protein sequence MDNNYAQPLPPGVQSLPNPLPFSASPNQSTQPPPHPFQNSAGFHPHAHFAPNHLFPVPPSHSTYFHPSQSFHPQIGPSTHFEHAPHWSYPAPTNFQHSDYFQPGMPAPPPSRQDTEVAHRSIQLDRQCDGSQLHAESLQSNNNGLPLLPELNSSVEWEKEPLVAHQDGPYESASNSRLHLENVRDIEASAQDAVLREQEVATQNIIQSQRHARGASGSPEDGTDIFSGRHDPNELKEHLLKMTTDHRAEMALKRGKSTVPEEGNMEIGNGYGVPGGGAYYDGPRPYIGKSGVGGHDTGLEVPKVGGELGQKAVTKELPDYLKQKLKARGILKDEAAEGSAVTDNKSETPSTQTVSLGKLPLGWVEAKDPTSGAAYYYNENSGKSQWERPVEIESSSKPRSTLLLPEDWQEVLDETSGQKYYHNTKTLVSQWECPNSLEQVGSEQSDDAISTNEANGIWSDQASMLGKCMECGGWGVALVQSWGYCNHCTRVLNLPQSKLLPTSLGYQQRTTGSAYSNEGSEKRFPKQRSNMKPPFGKGNKRDNRKRGYDEDDELDPMDPSSYSDAPRGGWVVGLKGVQPRAADTTATGPLFQQRPYPSPGAVLRKNAEIASQKKKPKSHFAPISKRGDGSDGLGDAD
- the LOC131307310 gene encoding uncharacterized protein LOC131307310 isoform X3, with the protein product MHTNLYVVVELMDNNYAQPLPPGVQSLPNPLPFSASPNQSTQPPPHPFQNSAGFHPHAHFAPNHLFPVPPSHSTYFHPSQSFHPQIGPSTHFEHAPHWSYPAPTNFQHSDYFQPGMPAPPPSRQDTEVAHRSIQLDRQCDGSQLHAESLQSNNNGLPLLPELNSSVEWEKEPLVAHQDGPYESASNSRLHLENVRDIEASAQDAVLREQEVATQNIIQSQRHARGASGSPEDGTDIFSGRHDPNELKEHLLKMTTDHRAEMALKRGKSTVPEEGNMEIGNGYGVPGGGAYYDGPRPYIGKSGVGGHDTGLEVPKVGGELGQKAVTKELPDYLKQKLKARGILKDEAAEGSAVTDNKSETPSTQTVSLGKLPLGWVEAKDPTSGAAYYYNENSGKSQWERPVEIESSSKPRSTLLLPEDWQEVLDETSGQKYYHNTKTLVSQWECPNSLEQVGSEQSDDAISTNEANGIWSDQASMLGKCMECGGWGVALVQSWGYCNHCTRFEFSISLRANCCQLAWVTNSVPLVLHILMKVQKKGFPSRGILTSLEA